The Raphanus sativus cultivar WK10039 unplaced genomic scaffold, ASM80110v3 Scaffold2693, whole genome shotgun sequence genome includes a window with the following:
- the LOC130505914 gene encoding uncharacterized protein LOC130505914, which produces MASSYLSSKRYTYIHESGSETRRGAIDIHHVIINRSRSTGYARLMGLAFFLVNLGVSMYFFLEKDNPLRTLSWSCLLSGFFVVIQCRKLVKKESVIIMPNFGIQLETQYLSGKTVSTFIPIGKILKPVLVECVTPVTCYWSLSLFLRDEEQLTLVFKELRPSLKMLVPIWKGLCAVIVTDQSKMITEEKHVVVSG; this is translated from the exons ATGGCGAGCTCGTATCTTTCGAGTAAGAGATACACTTACATACACGAAAGTGGAAGTGAGACACGTAGAGGAGCCATTGACATTCACCATGTGATCATCAACAGAAGCAGATCAACTGGTTATGCCCGTCTTATGGGCCTTGCTTTCTTCCTTGTTAATTTGGGTGTCTCTATGTACTTTTTTCTTGAAAAG GATAATCCACTTAGAACTCTTTCTTGGAGCTGCCTTTTAAGTGGTTTCTTTGTTGTGATACAATGCCGGAAGTTAGTCAAGAAAG AATCTGTTATAATCATGCCAAACTTCGGGATCCAACTTGAAACCCAATATTTAAG TGGAAAAACTGTCTCCACGTTTATCCCCATTGGTAAGATTTTGAAGCCTGTGCTTGTGGAATGTGTCACACCTGTTACATGTTATTGGAGTCTCTCTTTATTTCTGCGCGATGAAGAACAGCTTACATTGGTGTTTAAG GAACTGCGTCCGTCATTGAAGATGTTGGTTCCCATTTGGAAGGGATTGTGTGCTGTTATTGTCACAGATCAAAGTAAAATGATAACCGAAGAAAAACATGTTGTAGTATCTGGTTAA